CGACGCCAGTGGCCACTTTTCCGTACAGGTACCTTCCGGTAGCGCCACATTGGTGTTCTCCTTTGTAGGGTATGTACAACAGAAAGTACCGGTAAATAACCGCACAGAAATCAACGTAAAACTGGACGCAGACACCAAAAAGCTGGAAGAAGTAGTGGTGATGGGCTATACTACCACCACCGTGAAAAACCTCACCGGCGCGGCACAATCCGTAGGTGGCGCCAAACTGAAGGACGTACAGGCCACCAGCGTGGATAAAATGCTGCAGGGTAAAGTCAGCGGTGTATTCGTAGGCAACAGCTCCGGCGACCCCGCTGCCACCCCTACCATCCGTATCAGGGGCAATGGTACGCTTACTGCCGGCAACGCTCCGCTGGTGGTGGTAGACGGTATCATTGGCGGTCTGCCCAATCCCAGCGATATAGAAACGGTAACGGTGCTGAAAGATGCTGCCGCCACCACCCTGTACGGCGCCCGTGCTGCCAACGGTGTAATGGTCATCACCACCAAACGCGGCAAGGCAGGTAAAACACAGGTGAACTTCCGCACCAACGTTGGCTCCGCACAACTCAATACCGGACGTTTCCATCTCATGAACGGAACACAGCTTTACGACCTGCAAACAGCTGCCGGCAGAAAACTGGACCCTTCCATCAGAGACATCAACACCAACTGGCAGAAACTCGCCTTCCAGAACGCTTCTAACCAGAACTATGAACTGTCTGCCCGCGGCGGTAACGAAAAAACCAAGTTCTACCTGGGCGGAAACTACTATAAAGAAGATGGTATCCTCAAAGGTACCGGCGTAGAGCGCTTCAGCGCCCGCCTCAACCTCGATCATAACATCACTGAAAAACTCCGTGTGAGCGCCAACTTCGCAGCGGTACAGCAGCGCGACCAGGACAACTCCGGCGGGTCATTGTACCAGTATTACACCAACCTGCCATGGGACAAACCCTATGACGCACAAGGCAGACCAATCAACCCGATCAATACTGACGTGTGGTACGGCCGCGATATGACCAACTTCCTCTATGATCAGCAATATAACTATGATAAACACACCCGGCAGTCCCTCGAAGGCTTGCTGAAACTGGAATACGACATTACCAAATGGCTGTCCTTCAGCACTACCAACCGCGCGCAGTACTATCACGACCGCAACGAAAGCAATGGTGACGTGAGAACTGCCGCCGGCGCTGATGACCGTGGCAACCTGTACAACTATTACCTGGACACTACCGTATATATCAGCTCCAACCTGCTGAAAGCCCGTTACACCGTCAATAAGGTGCATAATATCGATGGACTGGTGGGTGCAGAGTTCCAGCAGGTTAACTGGGGTAATATCAATGCCAAAGGAAAAGGTATCCTGGCCGGTAAAGACGTATTGGGCGCCACCTCTTCCCCTATGTCTATCGGCGGCACCAAAATAGACCGTGTGTTCAATTCCTATTTTATTCAGGCTAACTATAACTACAATTATAAATACTACTTCACTTCTTCCTTCAGAAGGGACGGTTCTTCCAAGTTCGGCGCCAACCAGCAGTATGGTAACTTCTATGCTTTTGGTGTGTCCTGGGCTGCCTCTGAGGAAAACTTCATTAAATCCATCAAAGCTATTACCAACCTGAAAGTAAGGGCCAGCTATGGTACCACTGGTAATGCTGAAATCGGTGACTATGCTGCTATCGGCGCCTACGCTATCAATACGCAGTACAATGGTTTCCCTGGTGCATATCCCAGCATTTACAATGTGCCTAACCTTTCCTGGGAAAAAGCATACAATACCAACATCGGGTTTGACCTGGGGCTGTTCAACCGGATCAACCTCAGCGTAGATATTTATCAGAAAGACAACAAAGACCTGTTGTTTAATGTACCGTTGCCTGGTACCGCCGGCTACAGCTACATTTCACAGAACGTAGGCGGTGTGCGCAACAAGGGTATTGAAATCAACCTGAGCACAGATAACCTAGTGGGTGAGTTTAAATGGAGCACCGATTTCAATATCGGTTTCAACAAAAACACCGTACGTGATCTCTATGGTGGCAAAAACTACATCATCGATCCGTTGAGCGGCTACTTTATCCTGCAAAAAGGCCAGGACATGCGCAGCTTCTACATGCGTAAATGGGCCGGTGTAGATCCCAGCAACGGCAACCCTACCTGGGAGAAGGTCACCACCGATGCTGACGGAAAGAAAACCGTTACCACTACCAGCAATTATAACGACGCTACTCTGCAGATCGTAGGCTCCGCCACGCCTAAATTCTTTGGCGGCATGCGTAACGTATGGTCTTACAAAAACTTCCAGCTGTCTGCCTTCCTGGCCTTTGTTTCCG
The Chitinophaga varians genome window above contains:
- a CDS encoding TonB-dependent receptor translates to MIENSSNYRFFYNENFADLDKAVSIDVKNKKINDVLGQLFSTANVTYRVLENNLVVITPVNNQQMKITGRVTDAGTHEPLPGVTIAVEGTSGGAVTDASGHFSVQVPSGSATLVFSFVGYVQQKVPVNNRTEINVKLDADTKKLEEVVVMGYTTTTVKNLTGAAQSVGGAKLKDVQATSVDKMLQGKVSGVFVGNSSGDPAATPTIRIRGNGTLTAGNAPLVVVDGIIGGLPNPSDIETVTVLKDAAATTLYGARAANGVMVITTKRGKAGKTQVNFRTNVGSAQLNTGRFHLMNGTQLYDLQTAAGRKLDPSIRDINTNWQKLAFQNASNQNYELSARGGNEKTKFYLGGNYYKEDGILKGTGVERFSARLNLDHNITEKLRVSANFAAVQQRDQDNSGGSLYQYYTNLPWDKPYDAQGRPINPINTDVWYGRDMTNFLYDQQYNYDKHTRQSLEGLLKLEYDITKWLSFSTTNRAQYYHDRNESNGDVRTAAGADDRGNLYNYYLDTTVYISSNLLKARYTVNKVHNIDGLVGAEFQQVNWGNINAKGKGILAGKDVLGATSSPMSIGGTKIDRVFNSYFIQANYNYNYKYYFTSSFRRDGSSKFGANQQYGNFYAFGVSWAASEENFIKSIKAITNLKVRASYGTTGNAEIGDYAAIGAYAINTQYNGFPGAYPSIYNVPNLSWEKAYNTNIGFDLGLFNRINLSVDIYQKDNKDLLFNVPLPGTAGYSYISQNVGGVRNKGIEINLSTDNLVGEFKWSTDFNIGFNKNTVRDLYGGKNYIIDPLSGYFILQKGQDMRSFYMRKWAGVDPSNGNPTWEKVTTDADGKKTVTTTSNYNDATLQIVGSATPKFFGGMRNVWSYKNFQLSAFLAFVSGNDVYNSTRELMDNDGAYYTYNLMQLDKNWNRWQNPGDNATHPKYVIGGNKNAHKPSSRFLEDGSYLRLRNVNLSYSLPKQWLDRVKVSNVRVSVGGDNLWTLTKFSGIDPEVDDRGINGTKYPFSTKWFAGLEINF